A stretch of DNA from Cyanobium sp. AMD-g:
AACGCCACCCCGACCTGCCGGTGCTGGGCATCTGCTGCGACTACAGCCGCCTGGAGCAGCTGCCCGAGCACCCCGCCCTGGAGGGCCACGGCCGGCTGGGCTTCTACCCGGGCAGTTCGATCGGCAACTTCGACCCCGCCGGCGCCCGGGACCTGCTGCGCCAGTTCCGCCGGCTGCTGGGGGCCGGCAGCCGCCTGCTGATCGGCATCGACCAGCCCAAGGCGGTGCAGCGGCTGGAGGCGGCCTACAACGACGCCGCCGGCTGGTCGGAAGCGTTCGCCCGCAACCTGCTCACCCGCCTCAACCGGGATCTGGACGGTGACTTCCAGGCGACGGACTTTGCCTACCGGGCCTGGTGGGACGCCGGTCAGGGCCGCATCGCCATGGCCCTGGTGAGCCAGCGGGAGCTGGAGGTGCGCCTGGCGGGCCGCTGCTGGCGGTTCGCGGCCGAAGAGCCGCTGATCACGGAGTACAGCTACAAGTACGGCCCCGAGGCCTTCCTCGCCCTGGCCGCCAGCGCTGGCTGGCGGGGAGCAGGCCGCTGGAGCGACCCGGCCGGCGATTTCGCCCTGCATCTGCTGGTGCAGGCAGACTCGGAACAGCAGCGGAGCGATCGATGAGCAGGGAGGAGCAGCGCCAGTCCATGCGCGGGGTGCGCGAAGGGCTGATCGAGGAACTCGAGGACCTGTACCGCAAAGCCTTCGACCGCATCGGCGAGCAGGACCTGGGCGAAGGGGCCATCGCCCGACTCACCCAGTTGCTGCTGCGCTCCCGCGAGGCCGCCATCACCCCCCTGCAGGAGGAGATCGAAGCACCCCTGATCACCCGCGCCCCCGGCGAACCCCTGCCATGAGCAGCTGGCTGGAGGAACTGGAGGCGCGGCTGGATCAGCAGCTGGAGGGCTTCCTGCGCACCAATCCCCAGCAGGAGGAGCTGCTGCGGGGCCAGGCCGCCCGCGACCGGCAGCGCCAGTTGCTGGCCGAACGGCTGCGCCTGCGGCAGCAGGCCGAGGAGCAGCGAAAGCAGCTGCTGAAGCTGGCCGAGGAGATCCGCCAGTGGCAGGGGCGGATCGGCCGGGCCCGAACCGCCGGGGCCGGGGAGCTGGCTGGCCGCGCCGAATCCCATGTGGCGGGTCTGATGGACCAGGGGCGCCAACGCTGGCAGGCCCTCACCGACCTGGGCCAGCGCTTCGCCAGTGTCGAACAGGAGCTGGCCGAACTCACCAGCCAACGCAGCACCGGCCCCGCCGCCACCCCCGATCTGGAGGCCGACTGGGCCCGGTTCGAGGCCCAGCAGGAGCTGCAGGAGCTGAAGCGGCGCCAGCAGCGCTGAGCGGCCCCACGCCATGGGTTTTCTGCTCTCGAAACTGCTGCCGCTCGGCCTCTACCCCCTTGGCCTGGCCCTGCTGCTCCAGATCGCGGGCCTGCTCAACCGCCAGCGTCGCTTCGGTCCTGTCCTCTCCAGTGTGGGGATCGTGCTGCTCTGGCTGGCGGCCACGCCCCTGCTCAGCCGCCAGCTGGTGTGGGGGCTGGAGGAACGGGCCGCCCGGCTGACGCCCGCCCCGATCCCCCGGGCCGATGCGGTGCTGGTGCTGGGGGGAGGGTTGCGGCCGGCCCTGCCGCCCCGCCAGGGGGTGGAAGTGAACGAGGCCGGCGACCGGCTGCTGCGCGCCGTGGCCCTGATGCGGGAGGGCAAGGCCCCCTGGCTGCTGGTGACCGGCGGCAGGGTCACCTTCATGGCCAACGATCCGGCCGCCGGCGAAGCCCGGCTGGCCAAGGCACTGGCCACGAGCCTGGGGGTGGCGGCCGATCGGATCGTCACCAGCGAAGAGGGGCGCAACACGGCGGAGGAGAGCGCCGCCCTTGTGCGGCTGGCGCGGCAGCGGGGCTGGACCTCCATGCTGCTGGTCACCAGCGCCACCCATCTGCCCCGCTCGCTCGCCACCCTGCGCCGGGCAGCACCGGATGTCCGGATCATCCCGGTGGCCTGCGACTTCCAGTTGCCCGAGCGGCGATCGTTCGGCACACCCACCCTGGCCGGCACCGTGATGGGGCTGCTGCCCAGCGCCGAGGCCCTGGTGCTGACCACCACCGCCATGCGGGAGCATCTAGGCCTGCTGGCCTACCGCTGGCGGGGCTGGATCTGAGCCGCTGCCGCCGCAGCCCGTTGGCGCCCTACTTCTTGGGGACCGGGGGCACCAGGCTCACCCCTTCCGGCGGTGGGGTGGGATCGGGATCGGCGATCAGCATGTGCTGCAACACGATCTCAGGACGTTCACTGTCCCGCCAGCGGATGCGATAGGCGGGCATCTTGGTGCCACGGCTGGTGGTCTGTTCCACCGGTTCCATGACCCAGCCACGGCGAGACCGCCCCTGGGGATTGCGCTTCACCACCGCATCGGCGTGTTGAAAGCGAAAACCGACGCGCTCACCACTCATACCAGAGCCCCGAGGGGGAGAAGGCCTACTGGGGACCATTATCCCACTGCGTCGGTTCCGGCCCTTTCCCGGGCCTCCGGGCGCAGCAGGGGGAAGGCGATCACGTCACGGATCGAAGGGCTGTCGGTGAGCAGCATGGCGAGGCGGTCGATGCCGATGCCGAGGCCACCGGTGGGGGGCATGCCCACCTCCAGGGCGTGCAGGAAGTCCTCATCCACCGTCTGGGCTTCGGGGTCCCCCGCCTGGCGGCGCAGCTGCTGCAGCTCCAGCCTGGCCCGCTGATCGAGGGGGTCGATCAGCTCACTGAAGGCGTTGGCCGTCTCCCGCCCGACGATGAACAGCTCGAAGCGCTCCACCAGCCCCGGCTTGCTGCGATGGGCCCGGGCCAGGGGCGAATTCTCCACCGGGTAATCCATCACGAAGGTGGGCTGCTCGAGCGTGGTCTCCACCGCCTGCTCGAAGGCTTCCACCAGCAGCCGGCCCATGCTGTCGGCCGCTTCGGGCACCGCCAGGCCGGCGGCCTCCATGGCCGCGGCCGCCTGGGCACGATCGCTGAAGCTGTGGAAATCCAGGCCGGTCGCCTGCTCCACCAGCTCATGCATGGTGACCCGCCGCCAGGGTGGGGTGAGATCGATCTCTGCCCCCTGGTAGGTGATCCGGGTGTCCCCACAGACCTCCAGGCAGGCCGCGGCCAGCAGCTGCTCGGTGAGGTCCATCATCGTGTGGTAGTCGGCGAAGGCCTGGTAGATCTCCACCGACGTGAATTCGGGGTTGTGCCGGGTGCTGATCCCCTCGTTGCGGAAGATGCGGCCGAGCTCATAGACCCGCTCGAAGCCACCCACCACCAGCCGCTTGAGGTGCAGTTCGGTGGCGATGCGCAGGGTGAGGGGCAGGTCGAGGGCGTTGTGGTGGGTGGCGAAGGGGCGGGCGTCGGCACCGCCGGCTTCGGTCTGCAGCACAGGCGTTTCAATCTCGAGGAAGCCGCGCTCGTCGAGCCAGCGGCGCATGGCGCTCACCAGCCGGGCCCGGCGCCGGAAGGTCTCCCGGGTGTGGGGCGAGACGATCAGATCGAGGTAGCGCTGGCGGTAGCGCTTCTC
This window harbors:
- a CDS encoding YdcF family protein, producing MGFLLSKLLPLGLYPLGLALLLQIAGLLNRQRRFGPVLSSVGIVLLWLAATPLLSRQLVWGLEERAARLTPAPIPRADAVLVLGGGLRPALPPRQGVEVNEAGDRLLRAVALMREGKAPWLLVTGGRVTFMANDPAAGEARLAKALATSLGVAADRIVTSEEGRNTAEESAALVRLARQRGWTSMLLVTSATHLPRSLATLRRAAPDVRIIPVACDFQLPERRSFGTPTLAGTVMGLLPSAEALVLTTTAMREHLGLLAYRWRGWI
- the egtD gene encoding L-histidine N(alpha)-methyltransferase, which encodes MLIDLHPEPADMARLVIEGMGRQPKQLPAWLLYDAEGSRLFEAICEQPEYGLTRTETALLEARAAELAAALGPGVVVEFGAGSARKVSPLLGALQPAAYVALDISADHLAPACQALQQRHPDLPVLGICCDYSRLEQLPEHPALEGHGRLGFYPGSSIGNFDPAGARDLLRQFRRLLGAGSRLLIGIDQPKAVQRLEAAYNDAAGWSEAFARNLLTRLNRDLDGDFQATDFAYRAWWDAGQGRIAMALVSQRELEVRLAGRCWRFAAEEPLITEYSYKYGPEAFLALAASAGWRGAGRWSDPAGDFALHLLVQADSEQQRSDR
- the lysS gene encoding lysine--tRNA ligase → MSDLRETRLEKARTLESLGRAPYALGFAPSHRTAELQQAHADLPNGEERAVEVAVAGRVMTRRVMGKLAFFTIADESGPIQLFIEKASLLAAHPEEPEGFAQITSLVDGGDWIGVHGSLRRTDRGELSVKVTDWVMLTKALQPLPDKWHGLADVEKRYRQRYLDLIVSPHTRETFRRRARLVSAMRRWLDERGFLEIETPVLQTEAGGADARPFATHHNALDLPLTLRIATELHLKRLVVGGFERVYELGRIFRNEGISTRHNPEFTSVEIYQAFADYHTMMDLTEQLLAAACLEVCGDTRITYQGAEIDLTPPWRRVTMHELVEQATGLDFHSFSDRAQAAAAMEAAGLAVPEAADSMGRLLVEAFEQAVETTLEQPTFVMDYPVENSPLARAHRSKPGLVERFELFIVGRETANAFSELIDPLDQRARLELQQLRRQAGDPEAQTVDEDFLHALEVGMPPTGGLGIGIDRLAMLLTDSPSIRDVIAFPLLRPEARERAGTDAVG
- a CDS encoding hercynine metabolism small protein, whose product is MSREEQRQSMRGVREGLIEELEDLYRKAFDRIGEQDLGEGAIARLTQLLLRSREAAITPLQEEIEAPLITRAPGEPLP
- a CDS encoding hercynine metabolism protein, whose translation is MSSWLEELEARLDQQLEGFLRTNPQQEELLRGQAARDRQRQLLAERLRLRQQAEEQRKQLLKLAEEIRQWQGRIGRARTAGAGELAGRAESHVAGLMDQGRQRWQALTDLGQRFASVEQELAELTSQRSTGPAATPDLEADWARFEAQQELQELKRRQQR